The nucleotide window aaataattattacttataAAAACCATGGGTTGAAAAACAATACTTTTTTTTTGTGCGGTATCATATATTATAGAAACGGCTAGTTTCTTTCATTAGGACCGCCATTATAGACTGTAGTGACACTGTAGCACGAGGCCGGTTTTCTCCCTCCCTGTGACGCTCGCACTGTTCATCAAAGTCGGAGAAGCCATTTTCGAGCTTTTCGCCAGAGAGAAAACCGGCTTCTGCTACCGTGTTGCTAGTTTTTTTATTAGGATAGCGACTAtagcattttttagaaaaaaattttagaactaaacatggccttgatTATCGTTACAAGGATATGACGGAgctagtagtagtactactaccATGAAACCAGGGAGAGCAGTAACATTAATGGAGGCTCATCTCCCGAGCGTTGCATTGCATTTTCATGAGGGGTAGCGGGGAGCTGCAGCATTTGCATCGAAGGAAGGAACAAAGAAAGgtcgagagaggagagagaggagggaaatGAAATCGAGATAGCAGTGGAGAGAGACGCGACGGCGACGCAGCGCAGTGCAGCCACAGGGGGAGAGCAGTGCTGCTACAGCTACAGTAGTGGTCGCAGGGAGGCCCCTGCCATTGCCCTTCCAAGCAAGGAATGCCAAGAACCAACAAGAACATGGCAACAAGAATTGCAACTTAAGACGGACAGGCTGAATCTTAATAAGAAATCGCCATCCATCTCGCCGGCAAATTATCCGCTAATCATCTTCCACCTCCAGTTCAGTTCTCCGATCCCACCTTACAGTAACGAACAAGAACCATCATTGCAAAATGTGCTGCCATAAGCATGCAAACATTATACATCTTTTTCTTATCTTCTTGCTGCCCCCCATCTCTCACGGCAATGGGCAAAATGGTTCGTTCTTCTGGTCACCGGCGCGAGCCTCTGATCTGATGATGCTCCTTTACCTCCGCCACCTGAGGAGCGGGGGTCTCGCCATAGGCACCGTTCCGGCACGGTGCGTCACGCGGCGCAGGTGGACGGCCAGGCGTCGCGGCTCTCCTCGTCGGGGGGAAGCGGGTGCGGAACCGGGACCGCGACCCCCGCCGCCGCAGCGCGCTTGGGGGCCCGACCGGAGGGCTCCGGGGAGGACGACACGGACACGGGCGCCGACGGTGCCCACGACGGGCCGAACCCCGCAGCCGTAGTAGCGGTGGACGTCGAGCTCTCGCAGCTGAAGCAGGACAGCGCGCCGATCACGCCGCGCGGGCTCAGCGGCGGCGAGTACATCCGTGCCGCCGCGTGCTTGCGCTTATTCCCGGCGCTCACGCTGACATCGCAGGCCAGGAAGCTCTTACGCGTCACCTCGGAGATGATCTTGGCGCACTCCGCGGTCTCGTCCTGCGACGCGTCCAGGGGCTGGTAAGCAACAAGGATCGAGCCACCTACAGTATTATGCTGATGCAATGGCATTGTGCTGCGCTGACCTCGGGGGCATTGATGAGCGCCAGGAGCTCCGtgtcgccgtcgtcgccgccggcTGTGCTCTGCAGCGCTGCAGCGGCCCACGCCGAAGGCCGGTGCCGAGGCCACCTCCAATCTGCCATATTTTTTTGGAATATGCATAAAAATCAAGTCTTTGGCACGGAAATGCAACTACTACACTACACTGGCTGTGGAAGCCTGGAACTCGCAGAGAAAGATGAAGCAGCACGCACCGGCCATGACCGCGAGCAGGACGCCCTCGCAGTTGCGCAGGCGCATCGCAGCGTCGGCGAGGACGGGCTGGAGGTAGGAGAAGGGCGTGACAGGGTGCATCCGCCACCCAAGCGCGGAGAGCACGAGCAGCTCCATCCGGCGCACCGTCTTGGCCTCGAACACGTACGGAtccgcggcgtcggcgtcggagaTGGCAGCGGCACAGAGCTGGAGGTCCGGAAGCAGCGGCACGTGCGTCTCCTCGACCTTGGCGGCGAGCGCGACGCAGGAGACGGCGGCGAGGCGCGCAATCCAGGGCTGGTCGCCGAGCCGGAGCGCGCCCCCGGGGAGGAAGCAGCGGTCAAGGtaggcggcggcgagcgcggcggTGAGCGCGGAGAAGCCCAGCCGCGCCGCGGCGCGTGACGCCCAGCCGATCGCGGCCTCCCGGCCCGCCGCGCCGCCGTACCCGTCCTCCTCCCCCTCGCCCGCCAGCACCACGCCCTCCTTGGCCCGGAGCGCCTCGAACAGCGCCGGCAGCTCGTCGTCAAGAgccgccggctgctgctgctgtccgtGCTGGTCCGGCCACTGCTCGTCCGCACCCTCGCCGGGTTCTTCCTGGTACAGATCGAGGTGCTCCTCCGGGCAGTAGAGGGGGTCGAACAGCGCGGCGAAAGCTGTCATGCCTTGCTGCACTGGGACTGGGAGAGGTACCGTAGGCCCGATGGAGACAGCGAGCGAAGGGAGAGCtcaggcggcgacggcggcggaggaagaggagagcagcggcagcggcagcggcagcggcatctCCTCCTCCATGGCGTGAGGTTGCTTGCAGCTAGGAAAAATTCGTCCTTTTTTCTTGGTCTTTGGCGTGGCGTGGGGAGTGACACGGCGAAGACAGGAGAATCCGAAgtggagaggagggaaagctggttTTATTGGGGTTTGAGAGGTGAGGAAGACGAAGAGACAGGCATGTTGGCTTGTGAATTGATCCGTACTGTTTGAACAGTTCTCTCACCCTAAATTAAtaaacagtacttttagccaatTTTTGAGCGAAGCCGGGGAAAGAACGGGGGAGGGAGGAGCGAGAGAGTGACACGCATGCAGCACAGCGGCTTCTTTATTGCCGCGGCGTGGTGAGGGGGAGGGGCCGAGGGGCGCTTGTGTCCAGTTCAGGCCTTTGATTTTTTGGGCTTCCCTCCAACATCTTTTTGGGTTCCCCAGGCAGGAGCCGCGACTCGCAGCAGCTGCACTGCACTCTGCACGCTGCACGCTGCACGCTGCACGCTAGGCTAGTGCCTCTCCATCCGTCTCCGAATGACCAGTGAGTAGGGTCTTTTGGTGCCTAGCTTGCTTGGTCTTTTCGTGCCTAGCCTGCTTGGTCTCCGAATGACCACCGGTTCCTCCCTTTTTCTCTCATCTTGTCCCAACTGTCCCCGTTCCAATCCACCAGCACACCAGCAGGTAGCTTTCCTTTGGTTATTTTCAGCCATTAACATtaattaaaatataaaaataagTATTTTAATAAAATGACACTAAGAGGATGTTTGGTTGtttagtcgcttctaaaatttatgtcacatcaaatgtttaaatactaataaagagcattaaatatagattaattacaaaaccaattatatagatgaaggctaatttgcgaggtgattttttaagcctaattaatctgtcattagcatatatttactgtagcaccacgttgtcaaatcatgaactaattaggcttaaaagattcgtcttgcaaattagtcgtaagttgtgtaattagttttgtaattagtctatatttaatactccatgcatgtgtctaaatattcgatgtgacagaaattttatgagcgtatgtagaaaccaaacagaccctaataCTCCCTCAGCCAAAAAGAATGTAATCCTAAGCTTCAAATCTTGTCTCAAAAAGAAGGTAAATATAGACTTAAAATTAACTTTTCCAATAGAACCCACCTATTAAAAATACCACTGTATATCTAAAAACTATCATATTCTATTCATCTACAAGAAGAACGTTCTGGAATGGAatcattattttttttaatttctagaATGATAGAGTAGAGGTAAATGTGTAATTtagcacctacactaatcttaCCTTGGTGAGATTTACATTCTCtgtggaacagagggagtaagcACCAAGATAATTTTTGAATTCATTACTAAATTGATACTTTATaattactagcaaatatgcttGTGCATTGCAACGGAAGAAAAAACACAAATGCATTCAAACTCAATAAAACTATTAAACAAGACCTAAAAAtaccttttttataaaaaaatagcaaacatgtccgtgcgttgctacggaacGTATATTGTCGGTGTTTTATCGACCGGCTAGTGAATTTATATATGTGTCGCGTTGCTTTAGGaaaacgatggtagcatccaaagacacaaggaattatactggttcaggccagagcTCTACATCCAATCTTAGAGAGAGTTTGAGCGCGTGTTCCTcggttgaatgctctgaagtttcTTATAATGGGGTGTGTAAGTTAAGGGAAAGAGGTAGGAGAAGAGAGGtgttaaaggatcaagatgtccaagaatgaggtgaattgggttaattctaaatttcttgtaataattaagccctacgatTAGCCAATTTCACCCTCtttgtgcctagaagtgtttctattgttctaccgcacaaaagttttgcatacTAGGTTCTAATCccactctagcatgacaattctaagaatgtaaagacatgaattaaattgctcaaatataaatgctcaaggtaaagagaaggagaagaatgcggtgatgttttccgaggtattagagagtcgccactcccactagtcctcgttggagctcccacacaagggtgtagctccccttgattcacacaaggatcaagtgctctctacaggctgattctttgacactccgtcgcgatgaatcgcccacaaccgctcacaccatgacttgggtcatccacaagctcctctgaatgatcaccaagctttcaatcaccaccgagccgtctaggtgatggcgatcatcaagagtaacaagcacaaactctcacttgacctaaccaagcctaatgagaagagtggatgcacacttgctactctctgtGCACTAATAAtatccttaatcttggattagcaAATTTCAATCACCCCACTAGTCTCTTACTCTCCCTTGCACACCAAATGattttctcagctgaacaaatgggtaaGAGATCCTCAATACACGAGATGGAGGGGTATAAATAGGCCCAAGCCaagaaactagccgttaccctccAACTCAGCAAAGTCGGGGTCACCAAACAGCAAGGtagctgtaacacctctggtgttttgacctaatactaaaatttgacatgtcatcatgtgcattgcaaagcattcatatagtataaagttctgaatgcattcactaaataaggtttatttcataatgttgttatttcatgtaatgtgtttcaaaaaccctaaatatagatcatgaccacaagggtcaaatttcatgtgatcatgtgaggtcatgtgtcattcgactcaaataaccctaatgggccatgttactggtcaaaaatcaaaatctaagtaaaagaaagacaaatcaaatttgaattcatattcaaattataaaggtcccttttgccccttttgactaaatcaaaatccatgaggaatttggggttggggcaaaaagcaaagttggagattattttatgtagatcaactttggtattcaaagtttttcaagtttacatataaaatttggagtaattttgaaatgtttcaaatgctcaaatgcaccccaaattcaaatttcaaaatggaggcagaatttgaaaatatttctagaagcaaagttgtagagtttgaaaaattgaa belongs to Miscanthus floridulus cultivar M001 chromosome 4, ASM1932011v1, whole genome shotgun sequence and includes:
- the LOC136551505 gene encoding cyclin-D3-2-like; amino-acid sequence: MTAFAALFDPLYCPEEHLDLYQEEPGEGADEQWPDQHGQQQQPAALDDELPALFEALRAKEGVVLAGEGEEDGYGGAAGREAAIGWASRAAARLGFSALTAALAAAYLDRCFLPGGALRLGDQPWIARLAAVSCVALAAKVEETHVPLLPDLQLCAAAISDADAADPYVFEAKTVRRMELLVLSALGWRMHPVTPFSYLQPVLADAAMRLRNCEGVLLAVMADWRWPRHRPSAWAAAALQSTAGGDDGDTELLALINAPEDETAECAKIISEVTRKSFLACDVSVSAGNKRKHAAARMYSPPLSPRGVIGALSCFSCESSTSTATTAAGFGPSWAPSAPVSVSSSPEPSGRAPKRAAAAGVAVPVPHPLPPDEESRDAWPSTCAA